One genomic region from Sphingomicrobium aestuariivivum encodes:
- the lysA gene encoding diaminopimelate decarboxylase: MAMESPSPYRGYVEHDGVLHCEGVPLPAIAEAVGTPVYVYSAAMLRAAARRMKAALDGLDDPLIAYAVKANPNPAVLHVLAQEGLGADIVSIGEYAHAVDAGMAKDHILFSGVGKTREEMEKALTGGLLQFNIESIEEAHDLSAVATAMGKTAPVGLRINPDVVAGTHEKISTGQADTKFGIPGEQAMEAFRTARALPGLDVTGVTIHIGSQLTSLDPLETAFTRLGEVIRALRHDGCDLSLADLGGGLGVDYGPDQPDPPSVEAYAAMVKRVTRDWDIRLAFEPGRSISGEAGVLLARVIRIKPGAKAPWLIVDAAMNDLMRPALYDAYHHIVPVEPRGEPASYNVVGPVCETGDTFARRRIMQRVEPGDLVAFRTVGAYGAAMSNGYNSRPLAPEVLVDGDRWAQVRQRVDLAEKSAMPLPDWLEN, encoded by the coding sequence ATGGCGATGGAAAGCCCTTCTCCCTATCGCGGCTATGTCGAGCACGATGGCGTGCTTCATTGCGAAGGCGTCCCCCTGCCCGCCATTGCCGAGGCGGTCGGCACGCCCGTCTATGTCTATTCCGCCGCCATGCTGCGCGCGGCGGCGCGGCGGATGAAGGCCGCGCTCGACGGGCTCGATGACCCGCTCATCGCTTATGCGGTGAAAGCCAATCCGAACCCCGCTGTGCTGCACGTCCTCGCGCAGGAAGGCCTCGGCGCCGACATCGTCTCGATCGGTGAATATGCCCATGCGGTGGACGCCGGCATGGCGAAAGACCACATTCTCTTCTCCGGTGTCGGAAAGACCCGCGAGGAGATGGAAAAAGCGCTCACGGGCGGGCTCCTCCAGTTCAACATCGAATCGATCGAGGAAGCCCACGACCTCTCCGCCGTCGCCACTGCGATGGGCAAGACCGCGCCCGTCGGCCTGCGCATCAACCCCGATGTCGTCGCGGGCACGCATGAGAAGATCTCGACCGGCCAGGCCGACACCAAGTTCGGCATTCCCGGCGAACAGGCGATGGAGGCATTCCGCACCGCCCGCGCCCTTCCCGGCCTCGACGTCACCGGCGTCACCATCCACATCGGCAGCCAGCTCACCAGCCTCGACCCGCTCGAAACCGCCTTCACGCGCCTCGGCGAGGTCATCCGCGCGCTGCGCCATGACGGTTGCGACTTGTCGCTAGCCGATCTCGGCGGCGGGCTCGGCGTCGATTACGGCCCCGACCAGCCCGACCCGCCGAGCGTCGAAGCCTATGCCGCGATGGTGAAACGCGTGACGCGGGACTGGGACATTCGCCTCGCCTTCGAGCCCGGCCGCTCCATCTCGGGCGAGGCCGGCGTGCTCCTCGCGCGCGTCATCCGCATCAAGCCCGGCGCGAAAGCCCCGTGGCTCATCGTCGATGCGGCGATGAACGACCTCATGCGCCCCGCGCTCTACGACGCTTATCACCATATTGTGCCCGTCGAGCCGCGCGGCGAGCCAGCCAGCTACAATGTGGTCGGTCCCGTGTGCGAGACGGGCGACACCTTTGCTCGCCGCCGCATCATGCAGCGGGTCGAGCCGGGCGACCTCGTCGCCTTCCGGACGGTAGGGGCTTATGGCGCGGCAATGAGCAACGGCTACAACAGCCGCCCGCTCGCGCCCGAAGTGCTCGTGGATGGTGACCGCTGGGCACAGGTGCGCCAGCGCGTCGATCTCGCGGAAAAGAGCGCGATGCCCCTCCCGGACTGGCTTGAGAATTGA
- the paaA gene encoding 1,2-phenylacetyl-CoA epoxidase subunit PaaA, which produces MYTTELDKQKPNVTAIDGAEDPALVEAFEARVAADEFIEPKDWMPEAYRKTLVRQISQHAHSEVVGMLPEGNWITRAPSLRRKAILLAKVQDEGGHGLYLYCAAETLGTSREEMIEALHAGKAKYSTIFNYPTLTWADIAAIGWLVDGAAIMNQVPLQRTSYGPYARAMVRVCKEESFHQRQGYEAMLALSNGTEEQKRMAQDAINRWWWPSLMMFGPPDENSPNTERSMRWRIKRETNDELRQKFVDITVPQAEFAGLTVPDPDLEWNEEKGGYDFGEIDWEEFYAVVRGEGPVAKERMKARRDAWEDNAWVREAADAHEAKKAARKVA; this is translated from the coding sequence ATGTATACGACCGAACTCGACAAGCAGAAGCCCAATGTTACCGCGATCGACGGGGCCGAAGACCCCGCGCTGGTCGAGGCGTTCGAGGCGCGTGTCGCCGCTGACGAGTTCATCGAGCCCAAGGACTGGATGCCCGAGGCCTATCGCAAGACGCTGGTGCGCCAGATCTCGCAGCACGCGCATTCCGAAGTGGTCGGCATGCTCCCCGAGGGTAACTGGATCACCCGCGCGCCGAGCCTTCGCCGCAAGGCCATCCTGCTCGCCAAGGTGCAGGACGAGGGCGGTCACGGCCTCTATCTCTACTGCGCTGCCGAGACGCTCGGCACGAGCCGCGAGGAGATGATCGAGGCGCTGCACGCGGGCAAGGCCAAGTATAGCACCATCTTCAATTATCCGACGCTCACCTGGGCGGATATCGCCGCGATCGGCTGGCTGGTCGATGGTGCCGCGATCATGAACCAGGTGCCGCTCCAGCGCACCAGCTACGGCCCCTATGCCCGCGCGATGGTGCGCGTGTGCAAGGAGGAAAGCTTCCACCAGCGGCAGGGCTATGAAGCGATGCTCGCCTTGTCGAACGGCACCGAGGAGCAGAAGCGGATGGCGCAGGATGCGATCAACCGCTGGTGGTGGCCGAGCCTCATGATGTTCGGTCCGCCCGACGAGAATTCGCCCAACACCGAGCGCTCGATGCGCTGGCGGATCAAGCGCGAGACCAATGACGAACTCAGGCAGAAATTCGTCGACATCACCGTCCCGCAGGCCGAGTTCGCCGGCCTCACCGTCCCCGATCCCGACCTCGAGTGGAACGAGGAAAAGGGCGGCTACGACTTCGGCGAGATCGACTGGGAAGAATTCTACGCCGTCGTGCGCGGCGAGGGTCCGGTCGCCAAGGAGCGCATGAAGGCGCGCCGCGATGCCTGGGAGGACAATGCCTGGGTCCGCGAGGCGGCGGATGCGCATGAAGCCAAGAAGGCGGCGCGCAAGGTCGCCTGA